One genomic segment of Streptomyces sp. NBC_00239 includes these proteins:
- a CDS encoding ATP-binding protein, protein MPEDEKNPAAREVITDYAQSHFRYFRTVDGMVYAQRNGHPVARPIRSQGTTGSHRQELMVGLFRDGVGVFNGTALKEALDLIEALALTEDVQPVHIRVAPGFDGATWLDLGRDDGKSVRIHPGGWDILIPDPREVCWRRTQLTGELPLPAKDTDGKGIDTLMRLVNFSSAQSEGLALAWLVGCLGPDVPVPAPFLTGPQGAGKSTAGKMLVRIIEGMSGDLRRPPKDEENLITAVAAGWITGLDNLSHLGPDLSDLMCCIVTGAENIKRALFTDGDVVRSRYRRPLLLTGIDVGVIRPDLAERLLPLRLERPRARRTEAELWTEFARDLPVILGSVLDLAVSVRAAQADIPTDLRMADFAHLCAQLDAARSFGALDAYRTSLDDLNDDVIEGDLLAQTVLKHAAGVTPGEEVRMTSAEWLHTLTQLYAGEDFRPLPKGWPTTGKVLSDRLKRLQPTFAARGVQVDWGRTNTARYIALTRQAVAAPAQSAPMF, encoded by the coding sequence ATGCCTGAGGACGAGAAGAACCCGGCGGCTCGTGAGGTCATCACCGACTACGCGCAGTCCCATTTCCGGTACTTCCGCACCGTGGACGGCATGGTCTACGCCCAGCGCAACGGCCACCCCGTCGCACGGCCGATCCGCTCCCAGGGGACGACCGGCAGCCACCGGCAGGAACTCATGGTCGGCCTGTTCCGCGACGGGGTCGGCGTCTTCAACGGAACCGCCTTGAAGGAGGCACTCGACTTGATCGAAGCACTCGCGCTCACCGAGGACGTCCAGCCTGTCCACATCCGCGTCGCCCCCGGCTTCGACGGAGCCACCTGGCTCGACCTCGGCCGCGACGACGGCAAGTCCGTACGCATCCACCCGGGCGGCTGGGACATCCTCATCCCCGACCCCCGCGAGGTCTGCTGGCGCCGCACCCAGCTCACCGGCGAACTCCCCCTCCCCGCCAAGGACACCGACGGCAAAGGCATCGACACCCTGATGCGCCTGGTCAACTTCTCCAGCGCCCAGAGCGAGGGCCTGGCCCTGGCCTGGCTCGTCGGCTGCCTCGGCCCCGACGTCCCCGTCCCCGCCCCGTTCCTCACCGGCCCCCAGGGCGCAGGCAAGTCCACCGCAGGCAAGATGCTCGTACGGATCATCGAGGGCATGAGCGGCGACCTGCGCCGCCCGCCCAAGGACGAAGAGAACCTGATCACCGCCGTCGCCGCCGGGTGGATCACCGGCCTCGACAACCTCTCCCACCTCGGCCCGGACCTCTCCGACCTCATGTGCTGCATCGTCACCGGAGCCGAGAACATCAAACGGGCCCTGTTCACCGACGGCGACGTCGTCCGCTCCCGCTACCGCCGCCCCCTCCTGCTGACCGGCATCGACGTCGGCGTCATCCGCCCCGACCTCGCCGAACGCCTCCTCCCCCTCCGCCTGGAACGCCCCCGCGCACGGCGGACCGAAGCGGAACTGTGGACGGAGTTCGCGCGGGACCTGCCCGTCATCCTCGGCTCCGTCCTCGACCTCGCCGTCAGCGTCCGCGCCGCCCAGGCCGACATCCCCACCGACCTGCGCATGGCCGACTTCGCCCACCTGTGCGCGCAGCTCGACGCCGCCCGCAGCTTCGGCGCGCTGGACGCCTACCGGACCAGCCTGGACGACCTCAACGACGACGTCATCGAGGGCGACCTCCTCGCGCAGACCGTCCTCAAGCACGCCGCCGGCGTCACCCCGGGCGAGGAAGTCCGGATGACGTCGGCGGAGTGGCTGCACACCCTCACGCAGCTCTACGCGGGCGAGGACTTCCGTCCCCTGCCCAAGGGGTGGCCCACCACCGGCAAGGTTCTCTCCGACCGCCTCAAGCGGCTTCAGCCCACCTTCGCCGCGCGGGGCGTCCAAGTTGACTGGGGCCGGACCAACACCGCCCGCTACATCGCACTGACCCGCCAGGCCGTCGCCGCCCCGGCCCAGAGCGCCCCGATGTTCTGA
- a CDS encoding dynamin family protein, whose product MDVRPQLLDALSALRDRVASVRLPLPLPGAPRARQTRAELLAQLDDYLVPRLKAPEAPLLAVVGGSTGAGKSTLVNSLVGRQVSEAGVLRPTTRTPVLVCHPDDHHWFAGMRVLPDLLRVWLPQGEEESERDACDTGSADGSGNGEREHREVRIETVATLPRGLALLDAPDIDSLVVDNRTLAAELICAADVWVMVTTASRYADAVPWHLLRTAKEYKVTLVTVLDRVPHQVLAEVSHQYGALLTRAGLGEVPRFTVPELPESTGGGGLLPASAVAPLYAWLSHHAQDPAARQQAVGRTALGTLDSLRRRMPELASAVAAQHAAAVRLTGAVEDAYQREGKRVRARLDQGAVLAGDALTRWRGYPLDTSADELLDSLAESLAALLQCAVAAADERIADAWRREPAAGAVPLPVPDREAGERIGMAVRRWRRVLEELAEEEVSGLDHQNAPDADAVAALLVAALLGGKRARAAGERLAARIGAQGALRLRDRGNDVVSTHLDQVLKAERDRRLAPLDALEVTPEPQAELIAALSVLQKER is encoded by the coding sequence TTGGATGTTCGGCCCCAGCTGCTCGATGCCCTCTCCGCGCTGCGCGACCGGGTCGCCTCCGTGCGTCTGCCGCTGCCCCTGCCCGGTGCCCCGCGCGCCCGCCAGACCAGAGCGGAGCTGCTCGCGCAGCTCGACGACTACCTCGTACCGCGCCTCAAAGCACCCGAGGCGCCCCTGCTCGCCGTCGTCGGAGGTTCCACCGGCGCCGGCAAGTCCACCCTCGTCAACTCGCTCGTGGGCCGGCAGGTCAGCGAAGCCGGCGTGCTGCGCCCGACCACTCGAACGCCTGTCCTCGTCTGTCACCCCGACGACCACCACTGGTTCGCCGGCATGCGCGTACTTCCCGACCTGCTGCGGGTCTGGCTGCCGCAGGGCGAGGAGGAATCCGAACGCGACGCCTGCGACACCGGCTCCGCCGACGGCTCCGGCAACGGCGAGCGCGAGCACCGCGAAGTACGCATCGAGACCGTCGCCACCCTGCCCCGCGGCCTCGCCCTCCTCGACGCCCCCGACATCGACTCCCTCGTGGTCGACAACCGCACCCTGGCCGCCGAACTCATCTGCGCCGCCGACGTCTGGGTCATGGTCACCACCGCCTCCCGGTACGCGGACGCCGTGCCCTGGCACCTGTTGCGCACCGCCAAGGAGTACAAGGTCACCCTCGTCACCGTCCTCGACCGGGTGCCCCACCAGGTGCTCGCCGAGGTCTCCCACCAGTACGGCGCCCTCCTGACCCGCGCCGGACTCGGCGAGGTCCCCCGCTTCACCGTCCCCGAGCTGCCCGAGTCCACCGGTGGCGGCGGACTGCTCCCGGCCAGCGCCGTCGCCCCCCTCTACGCCTGGCTCAGCCACCACGCGCAGGACCCCGCCGCCCGCCAGCAGGCCGTCGGCCGCACCGCACTCGGCACCCTCGACTCCCTGCGCCGCCGGATGCCCGAACTCGCCTCCGCCGTCGCCGCCCAGCACGCCGCCGCCGTCCGGCTCACCGGCGCCGTGGAAGACGCGTACCAGCGCGAGGGCAAGCGGGTCCGGGCCCGCCTCGACCAGGGCGCCGTACTCGCCGGGGACGCCCTCACCCGGTGGCGCGGCTACCCCCTCGACACCTCCGCCGACGAACTCCTCGACTCCCTCGCCGAAAGCCTCGCCGCGCTCCTCCAGTGCGCCGTCGCCGCCGCCGACGAACGCATCGCCGACGCCTGGCGCCGGGAGCCCGCCGCCGGCGCCGTCCCGCTGCCCGTGCCCGACCGCGAGGCCGGCGAGCGCATCGGCATGGCCGTACGCCGCTGGCGGCGGGTGCTGGAAGAGCTGGCCGAGGAAGAGGTGTCCGGCCTCGACCACCAGAACGCGCCCGACGCCGACGCCGTCGCGGCCCTGCTCGTCGCCGCCCTCCTCGGCGGCAAACGGGCCCGCGCCGCCGGCGAACGGCTCGCCGCGCGCATCGGGGCCCAGGGCGCCCTGAGGCTGCGCGACCGCGGCAACGACGTCGTCAGCACCCATCTCGACCAAGTACTCAAGGCCGAACGCGACCGCCGGCTCGCCCCCCTCGACGCCCTCGAAGTGACCCCCGAACCCCAGGCCGAGCTGATCGCCGCGCTGTCCGTACTGCAGAAGGAGAGGTGA
- a CDS encoding DUF6197 family protein translates to MNTRTETDFTPVDPDLYAKAFQLLDPAPEPITPVAPAAPTPVSHVLAAPPVHRTGPVEKTLADALAFLDTHGWAKHRLIHPEGARCSIGALRAAAGARTTAYRDAGNLLLDEARRQHGKQWESIPTWNDSHTGPQVRSVWEAAIQRAHHLNI, encoded by the coding sequence ATGAACACCCGCACCGAAACCGACTTCACCCCCGTCGACCCCGACCTGTACGCGAAGGCATTCCAGCTCCTCGACCCCGCACCGGAACCGATCACCCCCGTGGCCCCGGCCGCCCCGACACCGGTCTCCCACGTCCTCGCCGCCCCGCCCGTGCACCGGACCGGCCCGGTCGAGAAGACCCTCGCCGATGCCCTGGCCTTCCTCGACACCCACGGTTGGGCCAAGCACCGCCTCATCCACCCCGAAGGCGCCCGCTGCTCCATCGGCGCTCTGCGCGCAGCGGCTGGCGCCCGCACCACCGCCTATCGCGACGCCGGGAACCTCCTGCTGGACGAGGCCCGCCGCCAGCACGGCAAACAGTGGGAGTCGATCCCCACCTGGAACGACTCCCACACCGGACCCCAGGTCCGCAGCGTCTGGGAAGCCGCCATCCAGCGCGCCCACCACCTCAACATCTGA
- a CDS encoding DNA cytosine methyltransferase, with protein MTHPTLIRREHTDNDRPLLLDLFCCAGGAAMGYHRAGFTVHGVDKVDRSARYPFAFRQGDALTILVDLIDSGEITAYSLIHGSPPCQDQCTLTVGTNRSQGWGGTHIDLVAPTRELLDASGVPYVIEQPNGKAKIRKDLTLCGEMFGLGVLRHRNFELSGWTTSKPKHRKHRGRVRGWRHGEYHEGPYVAAYGSGGGKADVAEMQAAMGIDWTDVREELTEAIPPAYSEWIGRAFLARALSGQVAA; from the coding sequence ATGACCCACCCGACCCTGATCCGGCGAGAGCACACGGACAACGACCGTCCGCTGTTGCTGGACCTGTTCTGCTGCGCCGGCGGCGCGGCCATGGGCTACCACCGCGCCGGATTCACCGTCCACGGCGTCGACAAGGTCGACCGATCCGCCCGCTACCCGTTCGCGTTCCGGCAGGGAGACGCCCTCACCATCCTCGTCGACCTGATCGACTCCGGGGAGATCACCGCGTACTCCCTGATCCACGGCTCCCCGCCCTGCCAGGACCAGTGCACGCTCACCGTCGGAACCAACCGCTCCCAGGGCTGGGGCGGCACTCACATCGACCTCGTCGCCCCCACCCGGGAGCTGCTGGACGCGTCGGGGGTGCCGTACGTGATCGAGCAGCCCAACGGGAAGGCGAAGATCCGCAAGGACCTGACCCTGTGCGGGGAGATGTTCGGGCTCGGGGTGCTGCGGCACCGGAACTTCGAACTCAGCGGCTGGACCACCAGCAAGCCCAAGCACCGCAAGCACCGGGGGCGGGTCCGGGGGTGGCGGCACGGCGAGTACCACGAGGGACCGTACGTCGCCGCCTACGGCTCGGGTGGGGGCAAGGCGGACGTGGCGGAGATGCAGGCCGCGATGGGCATCGACTGGACCGACGTCCGCGAGGAGCTGACCGAGGCCATCCCCCCGGCCTACTCCGAGTGGATCGGCCGCGCGTTCCTCGCCCGTGCCTTGTCCGGGCAGGTGGCCGCGTGA
- a CDS encoding type IV secretory system conjugative DNA transfer family protein, protein MGPTRAQFIQYAPAALAVASAAVGPWSALAAGAAGAGAWALSTSAPALRSLIACGITATGCGIAAHQILATGMNPLFALGFAVPAGAAVLAHHRNTTGLPTLPAVVTAEAPAAGQSSQEQIITAWWTEFICGPTQTEGRKLIQPGAALAHLAVDVGDDHLAFTGIITLPQGQQVRVKAADIAAVYQIPVSQIGMGDPKHYAPNALPITVHLKKAPPAPQIAAPGTPTTPEQVWAAHVAVPDGAMPGTTLTLTRYDGPLDWEGIATRDRKAIGTVNLQDLAGNLDLETIQIALAPADKPSQMGVRVMREHALMHGTMLSAVADELAMDARGYVRLGTYIDSRPALVPLAQPGSGARHLYLVGGSRSGKSGVLEQVLLSAHRSRVAVILASPQAGTIAGAGLAAYCGDGLDEAMGALRLAYAMMLDREARYRSPAFPFTDPLILIVIDEAHMLLSVASPYHAEAKAIVEQLTRRSLKRGIGVVLATQTPLAEDLGNSTIIRSQLLIGGGAVFLRCAKGQGSLVGTNAVEGAEGIDLSMIPPQWPGQYAKVADRDMTGLATASSAAPEDGTFGLGYLLTPGSQAVQFRSLHLDVPPASLAGSMPPVAVENCQAWQHREAISSTPVVDQRGKNLVGSLTDLLAKAQQEPTAADQPRTAAGHAGAVGAAVPPDGQELIKPRILELLRDESIPMTAETIARKLGTTAKNIKPRLSELKKRDEITNENGLWRAA, encoded by the coding sequence ATGGGGCCGACCCGAGCACAGTTCATCCAGTACGCGCCCGCCGCTCTCGCGGTCGCCTCCGCCGCCGTCGGCCCCTGGTCCGCCCTCGCCGCCGGAGCCGCCGGAGCAGGAGCCTGGGCGCTCAGCACGTCCGCTCCTGCCCTGCGGTCCCTGATCGCCTGCGGGATCACCGCCACCGGGTGCGGCATCGCCGCCCATCAGATCCTGGCTACCGGCATGAACCCGCTGTTCGCCCTCGGGTTCGCCGTCCCGGCCGGGGCCGCCGTCCTGGCCCACCACCGCAATACCACCGGCCTCCCGACCCTGCCGGCCGTGGTCACCGCGGAGGCCCCGGCGGCCGGGCAGAGCTCGCAGGAGCAGATCATCACGGCGTGGTGGACGGAGTTCATCTGCGGCCCGACGCAGACCGAGGGACGCAAGCTCATCCAGCCCGGCGCCGCCCTCGCGCACCTCGCCGTCGACGTCGGGGACGACCACCTGGCCTTCACCGGGATCATCACCCTGCCCCAGGGACAGCAGGTCCGCGTGAAAGCCGCCGACATCGCCGCCGTCTACCAGATCCCCGTCTCCCAGATCGGGATGGGAGACCCCAAGCACTACGCACCCAACGCCCTCCCGATCACCGTCCACCTCAAGAAGGCACCGCCAGCGCCGCAGATCGCGGCCCCCGGCACCCCGACAACGCCTGAGCAGGTCTGGGCCGCGCACGTCGCTGTTCCGGATGGAGCGATGCCCGGCACCACCCTCACCCTGACCCGCTATGACGGGCCCCTGGACTGGGAGGGGATCGCCACCCGCGACCGGAAGGCGATCGGCACGGTCAACCTGCAGGACCTTGCCGGGAACCTCGATCTGGAGACCATCCAGATCGCCCTGGCCCCCGCCGACAAGCCCTCCCAGATGGGGGTGCGCGTCATGCGGGAGCACGCACTGATGCACGGCACCATGCTTTCTGCGGTCGCGGACGAACTGGCCATGGACGCGCGCGGGTACGTCCGCCTGGGCACTTACATCGACTCCCGCCCGGCCCTGGTCCCCCTGGCCCAGCCCGGATCCGGCGCCCGACACCTCTACCTCGTCGGCGGCTCCCGCTCCGGAAAGTCCGGAGTACTGGAACAGGTCCTGCTCTCCGCCCACCGCTCCCGTGTCGCCGTGATCCTGGCCTCCCCCCAGGCCGGAACCATCGCCGGAGCGGGCCTGGCCGCGTACTGCGGGGACGGCCTGGACGAAGCGATGGGCGCCCTGCGGCTGGCCTACGCGATGATGCTCGACCGCGAAGCCCGCTACCGCTCCCCGGCCTTCCCCTTCACCGACCCGCTGATCCTCATCGTCATCGACGAAGCCCACATGCTCCTGTCGGTGGCCTCCCCGTACCACGCCGAGGCCAAAGCGATCGTGGAGCAGCTCACCCGCCGCTCCCTCAAGCGCGGGATCGGCGTGGTCCTGGCCACCCAGACCCCGCTCGCCGAAGACCTCGGCAACTCCACGATCATCCGCTCGCAGCTCCTGATCGGCGGCGGCGCCGTGTTCCTGCGCTGCGCGAAGGGCCAGGGCTCCCTGGTCGGCACGAACGCGGTCGAGGGCGCGGAGGGCATCGACTTGTCGATGATCCCCCCGCAGTGGCCGGGCCAGTACGCCAAGGTCGCCGACCGCGACATGACCGGCCTGGCCACCGCGTCCTCCGCCGCACCCGAGGACGGCACCTTCGGCCTCGGCTACCTCCTCACCCCCGGCTCCCAAGCCGTCCAATTCCGCTCCCTGCACCTCGACGTACCGCCCGCCTCCCTCGCCGGGTCGATGCCGCCAGTCGCTGTCGAGAACTGCCAGGCCTGGCAGCACCGGGAGGCCATCAGCAGCACCCCGGTGGTCGACCAGCGCGGCAAGAACCTCGTCGGCAGCCTCACCGACCTCCTCGCCAAAGCACAGCAAGAACCGACCGCAGCAGACCAGCCCCGGACCGCCGCCGGCCACGCCGGGGCCGTCGGTGCTGCGGTCCCTCCCGACGGACAGGAGCTGATCAAGCCGCGAATCCTCGAACTCCTTCGAGACGAGTCCATCCCCATGACCGCCGAGACCATCGCCCGCAAGCTCGGCACCACCGCGAAGAACATCAAGCCCCGCCTGTCCGAGCTGAAGAAGCGCGACGAGATCACCAACGAAAACGGACTCTGGAGGGCCGCATGA
- a CDS encoding helix-turn-helix transcriptional regulator, with product MATHTRTRGMLTVPQVCDELGISRSTFYDWRLKRRAPRCIKLPNGELRVRRGDLDIFLNDCEDAA from the coding sequence ATGGCCACCCACACGCGCACCCGCGGAATGCTCACGGTCCCGCAGGTCTGTGACGAACTCGGGATCTCGCGATCCACCTTCTACGACTGGCGCTTGAAGCGCCGGGCCCCGCGCTGCATCAAGCTCCCCAACGGCGAACTGCGCGTCCGTCGGGGCGATCTGGACATCTTCTTGAACGACTGCGAGGACGCTGCTTGA
- a CDS encoding GTP-binding protein, which yields MTAVTALTDQPEHNRSRWDDGLIARRSGPGENGGPGGPGDDPEDGDTHALLRAVSGTSRPDPAPPVPAPSPENMSLRVRLDALRQLVGLSRTRLDGKTLAEAGRVLDEAAARRGLSPRHTVVAIAGATGSGKSTLFNALAQVQISDTGLRRPTTSAPIACSWSDGAAGLLDRLEIPGRLRRRPRDAGNTDEAMRGLVLIDLPDHDSAVVAHREHVDRVLSLVDAVIWVVDPEKYADAVLHERYLRPLSGHAEITFVVLNQIDRLPGESADLVLDDLRRLLDEDGMALGEHGEPGAMVFALSALTGEGVGELRDTLGQFTVERGAATRRLSADVDRAALRLRPLYVADGRPEIGEGARAEFEDRLAEAVGAHAAGLAAERAWRRNAGKACGTPWLRLWRWYELRRSPQRIAQRLAFGSSPEPPPEEEVTARQRVEQAVRTVADEAAAGLPEPWALAVRETAVRGAERLPEMLDELAVTAGTPPGKPPRPAWWPAAVLSQAAMTLLQIYGGLWLVGQIAGVLEPGLTVPVLLMVAGIIGGPLVEWTCSVAARGPARRYGQEAESRLRQAAAGCGRGKVLEPVAAELLRYREVREQYATVARLSTTGR from the coding sequence GTGACCGCGGTGACCGCACTGACCGACCAGCCCGAGCACAACCGTTCCCGCTGGGACGACGGGCTGATCGCCCGGCGCAGCGGACCGGGAGAGAACGGCGGACCGGGAGGCCCCGGCGACGACCCGGAGGACGGCGACACCCACGCCCTGCTGCGCGCCGTCTCCGGCACCTCCCGGCCCGACCCCGCGCCCCCGGTCCCCGCGCCCAGCCCCGAGAACATGTCCCTGCGGGTCCGCCTCGACGCGCTGCGCCAGCTCGTCGGGCTGTCCCGCACCCGCCTCGACGGGAAGACCCTCGCCGAGGCCGGCCGCGTGCTCGACGAGGCCGCCGCCCGCCGCGGACTCTCCCCGCGGCACACCGTCGTCGCCATCGCGGGCGCCACCGGAAGCGGCAAGTCCACCCTGTTCAACGCCCTCGCCCAGGTACAGATCTCGGACACCGGACTGCGCCGGCCCACCACCTCCGCCCCCATCGCCTGCAGCTGGTCCGACGGCGCGGCCGGCCTCCTCGACCGGCTGGAGATCCCCGGCCGGCTGCGCCGCCGCCCGCGCGACGCCGGCAACACCGACGAGGCCATGCGCGGCCTCGTCCTCATCGACCTGCCCGACCACGACTCGGCCGTCGTCGCCCACCGCGAGCACGTGGACCGCGTCCTCAGCCTCGTCGACGCCGTCATCTGGGTGGTCGACCCCGAGAAGTACGCCGACGCCGTACTGCACGAGCGCTACCTGCGGCCGCTGTCCGGCCACGCGGAGATCACCTTCGTCGTCCTCAACCAGATCGACCGGCTGCCCGGCGAATCCGCCGACCTCGTACTCGACGACCTGCGCCGGCTCCTCGACGAGGACGGCATGGCCCTCGGCGAACACGGCGAGCCCGGCGCCATGGTCTTCGCCCTGTCCGCCCTCACCGGCGAAGGCGTCGGCGAACTGCGCGACACGCTCGGACAGTTCACCGTGGAACGCGGTGCCGCCACCCGGCGGCTGTCCGCCGACGTCGACCGCGCGGCCCTGCGGCTGCGCCCCCTGTACGTGGCCGACGGCCGCCCCGAGATCGGCGAGGGGGCCCGCGCCGAATTCGAGGACCGGCTCGCCGAGGCGGTCGGCGCGCACGCCGCCGGCCTCGCCGCCGAACGCGCCTGGCGGCGCAACGCGGGCAAGGCCTGCGGCACGCCCTGGCTGCGACTGTGGCGCTGGTACGAACTCCGGCGCTCGCCGCAGCGCATCGCCCAGCGCCTCGCCTTCGGCTCCTCGCCCGAGCCGCCGCCCGAGGAAGAGGTGACCGCCCGCCAGCGGGTGGAGCAGGCGGTGCGGACGGTCGCCGACGAGGCCGCCGCCGGACTGCCCGAGCCGTGGGCACTGGCGGTCCGCGAGACGGCGGTGCGCGGCGCCGAGCGGCTGCCGGAGATGCTCGACGAGCTGGCGGTGACCGCCGGGACGCCGCCCGGCAAGCCGCCGCGGCCCGCCTGGTGGCCGGCCGCGGTGCTCTCCCAGGCCGCCATGACCCTGCTGCAGATCTACGGCGGACTGTGGCTCGTCGGGCAGATCGCAGGGGTGCTGGAGCCCGGGCTGACGGTGCCGGTGCTGCTCATGGTGGCCGGAATCATCGGTGGCCCGCTGGTCGAGTGGACCTGCTCGGTGGCCGCGCGCGGACCGGCCCGCCGGTACGGGCAGGAGGCCGAGAGCCGACTGCGGCAGGCGGCGGCCGGCTGCGGGCGGGGCAAGGTGCTGGAACCGGTCGCGGCCGAGCTGCTGCGCTACCGGGAGGTGCGCGAGCAGTACGCGACGGTGGCGAGGTTGTCCACAACCGGCCGGTAG
- a CDS encoding DNA primase, whose amino-acid sequence MGLPVLPLREGKVPFGNCRTCTGNACGGRPNMKTPGPCMCRRPCHAWAAATKDPAVIDSPGWQTAWRQAWALGYHPGGVGRTVVDLDNADAIDWARQALPPTRIMLTTRGEHWIYQGTMRSVNGVREGVDIKSLMSYARWLGPGTGPLTALPDTVRALAADKPTAVQPAPPRVAAAVPAGGGPCPHRTPAYLERGIAMAEQSITDAHSAIHHTVYRVFLAVLSRHGRCGCLTETHVHLLFAAAYAKGESLRHCQTAWSNARTALGM is encoded by the coding sequence ATGGGGCTGCCCGTGCTGCCTTTGCGGGAGGGCAAGGTCCCCTTCGGGAACTGCCGCACCTGCACGGGCAACGCGTGCGGTGGCCGGCCGAACATGAAGACCCCCGGCCCCTGTATGTGCCGACGGCCGTGCCACGCTTGGGCTGCCGCGACGAAGGATCCGGCGGTGATCGACTCGCCCGGCTGGCAGACGGCCTGGCGGCAGGCCTGGGCTCTCGGCTATCACCCCGGCGGCGTCGGCCGCACCGTCGTCGACCTCGACAACGCTGATGCGATCGACTGGGCCCGGCAGGCACTGCCGCCCACCCGGATCATGCTGACGACGCGCGGGGAGCACTGGATCTACCAGGGCACCATGCGGTCGGTGAACGGCGTTCGCGAAGGCGTCGACATCAAGTCCCTCATGAGCTACGCCCGCTGGCTCGGCCCCGGCACCGGCCCCCTGACGGCGCTGCCCGACACCGTGCGCGCACTCGCCGCCGACAAGCCGACCGCCGTCCAACCGGCACCACCTCGGGTAGCCGCTGCCGTTCCGGCCGGGGGCGGGCCGTGCCCGCACCGCACGCCCGCCTACCTGGAGCGCGGCATCGCCATGGCCGAACAGTCCATCACCGATGCCCACAGCGCGATCCACCACACCGTCTACCGGGTCTTCCTCGCGGTGCTGTCCCGGCACGGCCGGTGCGGCTGCCTCACCGAAACCCACGTCCACCTGCTGTTCGCCGCCGCGTACGCCAAGGGCGAGTCCCTGCGGCACTGCCAGACCGCCTGGTCCAACGCCCGCACGGCCTTGGGGATGTGA
- a CDS encoding tyrosine-type recombinase/integrase encodes MDTTYDVKIWKIAARKQAKGTTYTVRWFLGGKEWRAPFATAALADAFRSELVSATRRGEPFSVTTGRPVSHKSGASEVSWYDFAVQFVDHQWHRTSGNSRKTTAKALTAATVALLKAPVPSTFDPVLFRRALREYGFNTRRRADAPPEVLLILKWIERNSETMAAWESTTKVDAVLRAVSSVLDGTTAAASTVKRNRRVLNVVMEHAVKHDVLRVNPLPKGRGSTPKTSTAVDKRALLNPHQAAHLLAWVQGRPRGGKRLHPFFATMYYAGARPEEVIAMDVMDVRLPAADAPDQWGELLIHTAQPEVGKHWTDDGAIHEERGLKGRAADDMRVVPCRPALTKILREHVEREGLKPGALLFQGEKGEMLAGSVIRRAWRSARSETLTPEEYASPLARRVYDLRHTCLTNWLNDGVPPAQVAEWAGNSVPVLLAVYARCIVGHLNDLKSRIEAGGDLPEV; translated from the coding sequence ATGGACACGACGTACGACGTGAAGATCTGGAAGATCGCCGCGCGGAAGCAGGCCAAGGGGACCACGTACACGGTCCGTTGGTTCCTGGGTGGCAAGGAGTGGCGGGCCCCGTTCGCCACGGCCGCCCTCGCGGACGCCTTCCGCTCCGAGCTGGTGAGCGCCACCCGCAGGGGGGAACCGTTCAGCGTGACCACCGGGCGCCCGGTCTCCCACAAGTCCGGGGCGTCCGAGGTCAGCTGGTACGACTTCGCTGTGCAGTTCGTGGACCACCAGTGGCACCGGACCTCGGGCAACAGTCGCAAGACCACCGCCAAGGCGCTTACGGCCGCCACGGTGGCGCTATTGAAGGCGCCGGTGCCCAGCACCTTCGACCCGGTGCTGTTCCGGCGGGCGCTGCGGGAGTACGGGTTCAACACCCGCCGGCGGGCCGACGCTCCGCCGGAGGTGCTGCTCATCCTGAAGTGGATCGAGCGGAACAGCGAGACCATGGCCGCGTGGGAGAGCACGACCAAGGTCGACGCTGTCCTCCGGGCCGTGTCGTCCGTGCTCGACGGCACCACCGCCGCAGCAAGCACGGTCAAGCGCAACCGCCGCGTCCTGAACGTCGTGATGGAGCACGCGGTCAAGCACGACGTCCTTCGGGTCAACCCGCTTCCGAAGGGGCGGGGGTCGACCCCGAAGACGTCCACGGCCGTCGACAAGCGGGCCCTGCTCAACCCCCACCAGGCGGCGCACCTGCTCGCTTGGGTGCAGGGCAGGCCCCGCGGCGGCAAGCGGCTGCACCCGTTCTTCGCGACGATGTACTACGCCGGCGCCCGCCCGGAAGAGGTCATCGCCATGGACGTGATGGACGTGCGGCTGCCAGCCGCGGACGCTCCCGACCAGTGGGGCGAACTGCTCATCCACACGGCACAGCCCGAGGTCGGCAAGCACTGGACGGACGACGGGGCGATCCACGAGGAGCGCGGGCTGAAGGGGCGGGCCGCGGACGACATGCGGGTTGTCCCGTGCCGACCCGCGCTTACGAAGATCCTCCGTGAGCACGTCGAGCGTGAGGGGCTGAAGCCCGGGGCTCTGCTCTTTCAGGGGGAGAAGGGGGAGATGCTCGCCGGTTCCGTCATCCGGCGGGCCTGGCGCTCCGCCCGCTCCGAGACGCTCACGCCGGAGGAGTACGCCTCACCGCTCGCGCGAAGGGTCTACGACCTGAGGCACACCTGCCTGACCAACTGGCTGAATGACGGTGTGCCACCCGCGCAGGTAGCGGAGTGGGCTGGCAACAGCGTGCCGGTGCTGCTGGCCGTGTACGCGCGCTGCATCGTGGGTCATCTGAACGACCTCAAGAGCCGGATCGAGGCAGGGGGAGACCTTCCCGAGGTCTGA